Proteins from a genomic interval of Echeneis naucrates chromosome 21, fEcheNa1.1, whole genome shotgun sequence:
- the sumo3b gene encoding small ubiquitin-related modifier 3 isoform X1: MSEEKPKEGVKTENDHINLKVAGQDGSVVQFKIKRHTPLSKLMKAYCERQGLSIRQIRFRFDGQPINETDTPAQLEMEDEDTIDVFQQQTGGICS; the protein is encoded by the exons ATGTCCGAAGAAAAGCCAAAG GAGGGAGTGAAGACGGAGAATGACCACATTAACCTGAAGGTAGCCGGACAGGACGGGTCGGTCGTACAGTTCAAAATCAAGAGGCACACTCCGCTCAGCAAACTAATGAAGGCATACTGCGAGAGACAG GGATTGTCAATTCGTCAAATAAGATTTAGGTTTGATGGACAGCCAATAAACGAAACAGACACACCTGCACAG CTGGAGATGGAGGATGAAGACACTATTGATGTATTTCAACAACAGACAGGAGGCATCTGTTCTTAA
- the sumo3b gene encoding small ubiquitin-related modifier 3 isoform X2: protein MSEEKPKEGVKTENDHINLKVAGQDGSVVQFKIKRHTPLSKLMKAYCERQLEMEDEDTIDVFQQQTGGICS from the exons ATGTCCGAAGAAAAGCCAAAG GAGGGAGTGAAGACGGAGAATGACCACATTAACCTGAAGGTAGCCGGACAGGACGGGTCGGTCGTACAGTTCAAAATCAAGAGGCACACTCCGCTCAGCAAACTAATGAAGGCATACTGCGAGAGACAG CTGGAGATGGAGGATGAAGACACTATTGATGTATTTCAACAACAGACAGGAGGCATCTGTTCTTAA
- the pttg1ipb gene encoding PTTG1 interacting protein b isoform X1, translating to MAGPLGVSVAAVAFFLLGLSVSSEAQTPTPAPAPISVPCALRSNTSCADCLQNVTCLWCITTQQCIDYPVRNILPPSSVCPLADARWGVCLVNFQILIITMSVLVGVIIIAILICCFCCCKCERVGNKREDAKVERQTRARKARQKVKRTEMQLRHDEIRQKYGLAKDNPYSRMDNH from the exons ATGGCCGGGCCTCTCGGAGTTTCAGTGGCCGCCGTCGCCTTCTTTCTTCTCGGCCTCAGTGTCAGCTCAGAGGCGCAGACACCGACTCCTGCTCCGGCTCCCA TTTCAGTCCCTTGCGCCTTGAGATCCAACACCAGTTGTGCAGACTGCCTGCAGAATGTGACT TGTTTGTGGTGCATAACAACCCAGCAGTGTATTGACTACCCAGTGAGGAACATCCTGCCCCCCAGCAGTGTGTGTCCTTTGGCTGATGCACGATGGGGTGTCTGCTTGG TAAACTTccagatcctgatcatcacCATGTCAGTGCTGGTTGGCGTCATCATCATTGCCATTCTTATTtgttgcttctgctgctgcaagtGTGAACGGGTTGG aaacaaaagagaggacGCGAAAGTGGAGCGACAAACTCGTGCGAGGAAGGCCCGTCAGAAAGTAAA GAGAACAGAAATGCAGTTGAGACATGACGAAATCAGGCAGAAATATG GTCTGGCAAAGGATAACCCATACTCTCGTATGGACAACCATTAA
- the pttg1ipb gene encoding PTTG1 interacting protein b isoform X2, which translates to MAGPLGVSVAAVAFFLLGLSVSSEAQTPTPAPAPIPCALRSNTSCADCLQNVTCLWCITTQQCIDYPVRNILPPSSVCPLADARWGVCLVNFQILIITMSVLVGVIIIAILICCFCCCKCERVGNKREDAKVERQTRARKARQKVKRTEMQLRHDEIRQKYGLAKDNPYSRMDNH; encoded by the exons ATGGCCGGGCCTCTCGGAGTTTCAGTGGCCGCCGTCGCCTTCTTTCTTCTCGGCCTCAGTGTCAGCTCAGAGGCGCAGACACCGACTCCTGCTCCGGCTCCCA TCCCTTGCGCCTTGAGATCCAACACCAGTTGTGCAGACTGCCTGCAGAATGTGACT TGTTTGTGGTGCATAACAACCCAGCAGTGTATTGACTACCCAGTGAGGAACATCCTGCCCCCCAGCAGTGTGTGTCCTTTGGCTGATGCACGATGGGGTGTCTGCTTGG TAAACTTccagatcctgatcatcacCATGTCAGTGCTGGTTGGCGTCATCATCATTGCCATTCTTATTtgttgcttctgctgctgcaagtGTGAACGGGTTGG aaacaaaagagaggacGCGAAAGTGGAGCGACAAACTCGTGCGAGGAAGGCCCGTCAGAAAGTAAA GAGAACAGAAATGCAGTTGAGACATGACGAAATCAGGCAGAAATATG GTCTGGCAAAGGATAACCCATACTCTCGTATGGACAACCATTAA